In a genomic window of Drosophila takahashii strain IR98-3 E-12201 chromosome 3L, DtakHiC1v2, whole genome shotgun sequence:
- the LOC108055258 gene encoding endoplasmic reticulum-Golgi intermediate compartment protein 3, giving the protein MKFADVLRRLDAYPRTLDDFSVRTVGGAAVTIISTSIISLLIFLEFLSYMQPTLNEELFVDTTRGHKLRINLDVTLHNLACNYISLDAMDSSGDTHLRVDHDVFKHRLDLKGEPLKETPIKEIVAVSPPNKNVTCGSCYGAEHNATHCCNTCEDVLDAYRLRKWNVAVDKIEQCKGKYKRSDEDAFKEGCRIQGHLEVNRMAGSFHFAPGKSFSIRQFHIHDFQFSNVKLSHTINHLSFGEKIEFAKTHPLDGLRVDVTETKSEMFNYYLKIVPTLYMRGSSDGEPIYTNQFSVTRYRKDLSDRERGMPGIFFSYELSPLMVKYAEKHNSFGHFATNCCSIIGGVFTVAGILAVLLNNSWEAIQRKLEVGKLS; this is encoded by the exons atgaagttCGCCGACGTGCTGCGTCGCTTGGACGCCTATCCGCGCACCTTGGATGATTTCAGTGTTCGCACTGTGGGCGGCGCCGCAG TTACCATAATCAGCACCAGCATTATCAGTCTCCTGATATTCCTCGAGTTCCTTAGCTACATGCAGCCAACCCTAAATGAGGAACTATTCGTGGACACAACGAGGGGTCACAAGTTGAGGATAAATCTGGATGTCACACTTCACAATCTCGCCTGCAACTACATCTCCTTGGACGCGATGGACTCGTCGGGGGACACCCATTTAAGGGTGGACCATGATGTCTTCAAACACCGGCTGGATCTCAAGGGGGAGCCCCTCAAGGAGACGCCCATCAAGGAAATTGTGGCGGTATCGCCGCCCAACAAGAACGTCACTTGTGGCAGTTGCTACGGCGCGGAGCACAATGCCACCCA CTGCTGCAACACCTGCGAGGATGTGCTCGACGCCTACCGGCTGCGCAAGTGGAACGTGGCAGTGGACAAGATAGAGCAATGCAAGGGCAAGTACAAGCGCAGCGACGAGGACGCCTTCAAGGAGGGCTGTCGCATCCAGGGCCACCTGGAGGTGAATCGCATGGCCGGCAGCTTCCACTTTGCGCCCGGCAAGAGCTTCTCCATCCGCCAGTTCCACATCCACGACTTTCAGTTCAGCAATGTGAAGCTATCGCACACAATCAATCACTTGTCGTTTGGCGAGAAGATCGAGTTCGCCAAGACGCATCCTTTGGATGGACTGCGAGTGGACGTGACTG AGACCAAAAGTGAAATGTTCAATTACTATCTAAAAATTGTGCCCACGTTATACATGCGAGGAAGTAGTGACGGAGAGCCGATATACACGAATCAATTCTCCGTCACGAGATACCGAAAAGATCTGTCGGATCGCGAACGGGGAATGCCGGGAATATTCTTCAGCTACGAACTCTCGCCGCTGATGGTGAAATATGCGGAGAAGCACAA CTCCTTTGGCCACTTTGCCACGAATTGCTGTTCCATAATCGGGGGCGTCTTCACGGTGGCCGGAATTCTGGCCGTGCTGCTGAACAACTCCTGGGAGGCCATTCAGCGGAAGCTGGAGGTGGGCAAGCTCAGCTAA
- the LOC108055259 gene encoding reactive oxygen species modulator 1, translating into MPLPTSSFSQQGPSCFDKMKTGFIIGFCVGMASGAVFGGFSALRYGLRGRELINNVGKTMVQGGGTFGTFMAIGTGIRC; encoded by the exons ATGCCACTGCCCACGAGCTCATTTTCCCAGCAGGGACCGTCGTGCTTTGATAAGATGAAGACGGGCTTCATCATCGGATTCTGTGTGGGCATGGCCAGTGGAGCGGTCTTCGGGGGATTCTCGGCACTCAG ATACGGACTACGTGGTCGGGAGCTCATCAACAATGTGGGCAAGACCATGGTCCAGGGAGGCGGAACCTTCGGGACCTTCATGGCCATCGGCACAGGGATTCGCTGCTGA
- the Prp31 gene encoding U4/U6 small nuclear ribonucleoprotein Prp31 translates to MSLADELLADLEEDNDNELEEEDAEMASAEDESLLAEKLAKPAPNLMDVDVTVQSVRELCKLRDSERLRNTLQQIEHYASRQRTAAEMLGSVESDPEYCLIVDANAIAVDIDNEISIVHKFTKEKYQKRFPELDSLIVGEIEYLLAVKELGNDLDQVKSNEKLQAILTQATIMIVSVTASTTQGTMLTPAEKAKIDEACEMAIELNNFKSKIYEYVESRMTFIAPNLSMMVGASTAAKLLGIAGGLSKLSKMPACNVQVLGSQKKTLSGFSQTQMLPHTGYVYYSQIVQDTAPDLRRKAARLVAAKAVLAARVDACHESVHGEIGLRFKEDVEKKLDKLQEPPPVKFIKPLPKPIEGSKKKRGGKRVRKMKERYALTEFRKQANRMNFGDIEEDAYQGDLGYSRGTIGKTGTGRIRLPQVDEKTKVRISKTLHKNLQKQQVYGGNTTVKRQISGTASSVAFTPLQGLEIVNPQAAERSQTEANAKYFSNTSGFLSVGHRTT, encoded by the exons atgtCGCTGGCAGACGAACTACTCGCTGATCTGGAAGAGGACAACGACAATGagttggaggaggaggacgccGAGATGGCCAGTGCCGAGGATGAAAGC CTGCTGGCGGAGAAGTTGGCCAAACCGGCGCCCAATCTGATGGACGTCGATGTCACCGTGCAATCGGTGCGGGAGCTCTGCAAGCTGCGCGACTCGGAGCGCCTGCGTAACACCCTGCAGCAGATCGAGCACTACGCAAGTCGCCAGAGAACTGCCGCCGAAATGCTCGGATCCGTGGAATCCGATCCCGAGTACTGCCTCATCGTGGACGCCAATGCCATTGCCGTGGACATCGACAACGAGATCTCCATTGTGCACAAGTTCACCAAGGAGAAGTACCAGAAGAGATTCCCCGAACTGGATTCCCTGATTGTCGGGGAGATTGAGTACTTACTGGCAGTCAAAGAGCTGGGCAATGACCTCGACCAGGTGAAGAGCAACGAGAAGCTGCAGGCCATCCTCACGCAGGCCACCATTATGATAGTCTCCGTCACCGCCTCCACCACTCAGGG CACCATGCTCACGCCAGCGGAGAAGGCCAAGATCGACGAGGCCTGCGAAATGGCCATCGAGCTGAACAACTTCAAGTCCAAGATCTACGAGTACGTGGAAAGCCGCATGACCTTCATAGCCCCCAATCTTTCGATGATGGTCGGTGCCTCCACGGCTGCCAAACTCCTGGGCATCGCCGGCGGCCTCTCCAAGCTGTCCAAAATGCCCGCCTGCAATGTTCAGGTGCTGGGCTCGCAGAAGAAAACCCTCTCGGGCTTCTCACAAACGCAGATGTTGCCGCACACTGGCTACGTTTACTACTCGCAGATCGTCCAGGACACTGCTCCCGATCTGCGACGCAAGGCAGCTCGTTTGGTGGCCGCCAAAGCGGTGCTGGCTGCTCGTGTGGATGCCTGCCATGAGAGTGTCCACGGGGAGATTGGGCTGCGCTTCAAGGAGGACGTGGAAAAGAAACTGGACAAGCTGCAGGAACCGCCGCCGGTGAAGTTCATCAAGCCGCTGCCAAAGCCCATTGAGGGAAGCAAGAAAAAGCGAGGAGGCAAGCGCGTGCGCAAGATGAAGGAGCGCTATGCGCTCACAGAGTTCCGCAAGCAGGCCAACCGCATGAATTTCGGAGAT ATCGAAGAGGACGCCTACCAAGGAGATCTGGGCTATTCGCGCGGCACCATTGGCAAAACAGGCACCGGTCGCATTCGATTGCCCCAGGTGGATGAGAAGACCAAGGTGCGGATCAGCAAGACGCTGCACAAGAATCTGCAGAAGCAACAGGTGTACGGCGGAAATACCACAGTCAAGCGGCAAATATCCGGAACAGCCTCCAGCGTGGCCTTTACGCCACTGCAAGGCCTGGAAATCGTCAATCCCCAGGCGGCGGAACGTTCCCAGACGGAAGCCAATGCCAAATACTTTTCAAACACCTCCGGTTTTCTGTCAGTCGGACATCGGACCACTTAA
- the Msh6 gene encoding probable DNA mismatch repair protein Msh6 gives MSKKLNTSVGGTPTNTLFNYFTKSPAVDKKKLTPSGKTEKENLHNQQAKVEDSKAKDSKPAAKRKLPIAGDSDDEAVSGQRKRKRILQPETESEPEMDETKSEEDFSDCASDYEPDANEASDDSVSSGEEEVASPSENDMSVDSPTPKKSRKKSKILYNNNNNEPSSKKVKLETTVQLAEGSTFQEKLKHLQSNAKKDASYDDIVTTTSTLDEPVVWPHQKLEFLQPDKIKDKAGRRPEHEDYDKSTLHVPEKFLNGLSPGVRQWWVLKSDNYDCVLFFKVGKFYELYHMDADVGVKELGFTYMRGEFAHSGFPEISFDKMSTILIDRGFKVARVEQTETPDMMTERCKRIKATKFDKVVAREICQITNRGTQVFGSQCKIGPNHQPNYMLALVEQDEGTWSRFGVCFIDTSIGDFHLGEFEDDKNCSRLLTLLSHHMPVLLLNEKSALSQRSQQIVRTVLGGILKEQVPSNGTQACSAEKTLKLLAERYYAGNGGDDNWPLVLRTMQSDVDHLGLTPSDDYKLALKALGECIFFIHKCKLEPKVLPMARYQLYVPPDQLADAKPTATSTLRRSHMVLDATTLSNLRIIGEDHTLLSSLDHCCTKFGKRLLHHWLCAPSCDVAVIQERQDAIGELIRMSAELQEVRALLAPLPDFERNLAQIHLFGNKQIKQMDHPDSRAILFEEKIYNKQKLLGFMAVLKGFNSLTKLPMMFHQCETALLKRITQLPESGGSFPDLSKELKYFATAFDHDAAAKTGVIAPQAGMDAEYDAAMESIDEIEGRLKKYLVEQERHFGCRITYFGSDKKRYQLDVPESHAGKANKSYSLEGQTKGKKPSRRYTTAETRALLKDMQQAEDTRNMVLKDLARRLFEKFSSHYDQWKQCIDCVANLDVLGSLAEYAGHQMVICVPELVSGVDQPFIQLEEGYHPCVNASTYIPNGLELGTASEAPLSLLTGPNMGGKSTLMRELGLLVIMAQIGAHIPAASCRLSLVDRIFTRLGAQDDILAGHSTFLVELNETSLILKHATCHSLVLLDELGRGTATYDGTAIAASVVNFLANLKCRTLFSTHYHNLIDFFHNDKRITLGHMACMVENEDTADPTQETVTFLYKYSAGACPKSYGFNAAKLAGMPQGIIKRAYELSKKVEAIALQRKITAKIVAATAVKEDSKKEKLHNLKELLKQLKMCHV, from the exons ATGTCCAAGAAGTTGAACACCAGCGTGGGCGGCACGCCCACAAACACATTGTTCAATTACTTCACCAAATCGCCGGCTGTCGACAAGAAGAAACTGACACCGAGCGGGAAAACAGAAAAGGAGAATCTCCACAACCAGCAGGCAAAAGTTGAGGATTCCAAAGCAAAGGATTCCAAGCCAGCGGCCAAGAGGAAGCTGCCCATTGCCGGGGACTCCGACGACGAGGCGGTCAGTGGGCAGCGCAAGCGAAAGCGCATCCTGCAGCCGGAAACGGAAAGCGAACCGGAAATGGATGAGACCAAGTCGGAGGAGGACTTCTCCGACTGCGCCTCCGACTACGAGCCGGATGCCAATGAAGCCAGTGACGATAGCGTCAGCAGcggcgaggaggaggtggcTTCGCCCAGCGAGAACGACATGTCCGTGGACAGTCCCACGCCGAAAAAGTCCCGCAAAAAGTCCAAGATCCTttataacaacaacaacaacgagccCTCGAGCAAAAAGGTCAAGCTGGAGACAACTGTCCAGCTGGCCGAGGGCTCCACCTTCCAGGAGAAGCTCAAGCATCTGCAGAGCAATGCCAAGAAGGATGCATCCTACGATGACATCGTGACCACCACCTCCACGCTGGATGAGCCCGTCGTTTGGCCGCACCAGAAACTGGAGTTTCTGCAGCCGGACAAGATCAAGGACAAGGCGGGCAGGCGACCCGAGCACGAGGACTACGACAAGAGCACCCTGCATGTGCCGGAGAAGTTCCTCAACGGCCTGTCGCCGGGAGTTCGCCAGTGGTGGGTGCTCAAATCGGACAACTACGATTGCGTGCTGTTCTTCAAGGTGGGCAAGTTCTATGAACTCTATCACATGGATGCGGATGTGGGGGTCAAGGAGCTGGGCTTCACCTACATGCGCGGCGAGTTCGCGCACTCGGGCTTCCCGGAGATATCCTTCGATAAGATGTCCACCATCCTCATCGACAGGGGATTCAAG GTGGCCCGCGTGGAGCAGACAGAAACCCCGGACATGATGACCGAGCGTTGCAAGCGCATCAAGGCCACCAAGTTCGACAAAGTGGTGGCCCGTGAGATCTGCCAGATCACCAATCGCGGCACCCAGGTCTTTGGATCGCAGTGCAAGATCGGACCGAACCACCAGCCAAACTATATGTTGGCCTTGGTTGAGCAGGACGAGGGCACTTGGAGCCGGTTTGGCGTGTGCTTCATTGACACCTCCATAGGGGATTTTCACTTGGGCGAGTTCGAGGACGATAAGAACTGTTCTCGCCTGCTCACCCTGCTTTCCCATCATATGCCCGTCTTG CTTCTCAATGAGAAATCCGCTTTGAGCCAGCGATCCCAGCAAATAGTGCGCACTGTGCTGGGTGGAATCCTCAAGGAGCAGGTTCCCAGTAATGGAACGCAGGCGTGTAGTGCTGAGAAAACCCTAAAACTCCTAGCGGAGCGCTATTATGCCGGGAACGGCGGTGATGACAACTGGCCCTTGGTCTTGCGCACCATGCAGTCGGATGTGGATCATTTGGGCCTCACGCCAAGCGACGATTACAAGCTGGCCCTTAAAGCCCTCGGCGAGTGCATCTTCTTCATCCACAAGTGCAAACTGGAGCCGAAAGTATTGCCCATGGCTAGGTATCAGCTTTATGTGCCACCCGATCAACTGGCGGATGCCAAACCCACTGCAACCTCCACCTTGAGGCGTTCCCACATGGTCCTGGATGCCACTACCTTGTCGAATCTGCGGATTATTGGCGAGGATCACACCTTGCTATCCTCTTTAGATCACTGCTGCACAAAGTTTGGCAAGCGACTGCTGCACCACTGGCTTTGTGCTCCCAGCTGCGATGTGGCGGTCATTCAAGAGCGACAAGATGCCATTGGGGAGCTGATCAGGATGTCGGCCGAACTGCAGGAGGTTCGTGCCTTGCTGGCACCGCTGCCGGATTTCGAGCGGAATCTGGCGCAGATTCATTTGTTTGGAAACAAGCAAATAAAGCAGATGGATCATCCGGACTCGCGGGCCATTCTCTTCGAGGAGAAGATATACAACAAGCAGAAGCTACTGGGATTCATGGCCGTTCTCAAGGGATTCAATTCGCTTACCAAGCTGCCCATGATGTTCCATCAGTGTGAGACAGCTTTGCTGAAGAGGATTACGCAACTGCCCGAGTCTGGAGGTTCATTCCCCGACCTTAGCAAGGAACTTAAATACTTTGCCACCGCATTTGATCACGATGCAGCGGCCAAAACGGGAGTGATTGCTCCTCAAGCTGGCATGGATGCAGAGTACGATGCGGCAATGGAATCGATAGATGAGATCGAAGGGCGTTTGAAGAAATATCTCGTGGAGCAGGAGCGCCATTTCGGTTGTCGCATTACCTATTTTGGCAGCGACAAGAAGCGTTACCAGTTGGATGTGCCCGAAAGCCATGCCGGCAAGGCAAATAAGTCGTATTCCCTGGAGGGACAAACCAAAGGCAAGAAGCCCTCGCGTCGCTACACCACCGCTGAAACTCGCGCCTTGCTCAAGGATATGCAGCAGGCTGAGGATACAAGGAACATGGTGCTCAAGGACTTGGCGCGCCGCCTTTTCGAGAAGTTCTCCAGTCACTACGATCAGTGGAAGCAGTGCATCGATTGTGTGGCCAACCTGGATGTCCTGGGCTCCCTGGCGGAGTACGCTGGCCACCAGATGGTCATCTGTGTGCCGGAGCTGGTCTCTGGCGTGGATCAGCCGTTTATCCAACTGGAAGAGGGCTACCATCCTTGTGTAAACGCCTCCACTTACATTCCTAATGGTTTGGAACTGGGCACAGCCTCGGAGGCGCCGCTGTCCCTTCTCACCGGTCCCAATATGGGCGGCAAGAGCACGCTGATGAGGGAACTGGGGCTGCTGGTGATTATGGCACAAATT ggTGCTCACATTCCCGCCGCAAGCTGTCGCCTCTCCTTGGTGGACAGAATCTTCACGCGACTGGGGGCTCAAGATGATATTCTGGCCGGGCACAGTACCTTCCTCGTGGAGCTCAACGAAACCTCACTCATTCTCAAGCACGCCACATGCCACTCGCTTGTGCTGCTCGACGAATTGGGCAGGGGCACCGCCACCTATGATGGCACCGCCATTGCGGCCTCTGTGGTCAACTTCCTGGCCAATCTGAAGTGTCGCACTCTGTTCTCCACCCACTACCACAATCTGATTGACTTCTTCCACAACGACAAGCGGATAACTTTGGGTCACATGGCTTGCATGGTGGAGAACGAGGACACAGCGGATCCCACCCAAGAAACGGTTACGTTCCTATACAAATACTCAGCCGGTGCGTGTCCGAAATCGTATGGATTTAATGCTGCAAAATTAGCTGGAATGCCTCAAGGAATTATCAAGCGTGCCTATGAG CTTTCCAAGAAAGTCGAAGCCATTGCTCTGCAGCGCAAGATTACAGCAAAGATTGTAGCTGCCACCGCAGTAAAGGAAGATTCCAAGAAGGAGAAATTACATAATCTTAAAGAATTACTAAAGCAGCTAAAAATGTGTCATGTTTAA